The sequence AAATTGGTAACCTTTTTGTTGCCCTAAAGCAATCAACGCTTTAATACTTGCACCAAAATACAATCCGCTGTAGTGTGTTTTGAAACGCCCAAAATCGGGTCGATAGGACACGCCACACATAATTCTAGACCAAATAGAGCGTTAAACTCTGCGATGACAATGGCACATTGGATGCAAGTGATGGCCTCCCAAAATCTTGCCTTGTGGGCTTAAACAATGTGCTTTAAGATGTATCAAAGCGAGGATGATTTGTCCTTGTTTAAGCGCTCCAACACATAGGAGAGGATCACAAGATCGAAGCGTTTTTCAGGCTTATACTCTAAGAAATTTGGGCACAACATGGCATCAATGCCTAAACTCTACACATGCGCCACAGCCCGTTCATTGATGTCTAGACCAAGAAGCTCAAAATCCCCATTAACCCCTACCCATTTAAGCGCACTTAAAAACTGCCCAAATCCACAACCAAAATCAGGAATCCTTGCATTTTCAGGCAAAGTTTGGATAACTTCTTGTAAATAAGCGGGCAAGTCCATATTTGGTATACATGGAGGGGTCAACCTCCTACGATATAAAATAATCTAGCATCAATTCTTTTAAAAACTATGATTAAAATACCCGTGCTATTACGGAAAGGCTTAAAGATCAAGTGCGCCGGTCTTTGTGTCTAAAAACCTTAGCACCACACCCCCGTTTTAATCTCCCCCTTTCTAAATCTCGTTGTTGCCCTATCTTGGGTGTGGGTTTTAAAAACTTTTGAAAGCCTGAAAATAAAGCAACTCTTTAAAAAGAGAGAGGGCATGCGTGTTTTAGCCACAGATGGTTAGCTTTGATTTTACGCATTAAGAGCTTGGAGTGGATTTTTTCTAAGAGTTGCTTGACCTTGTAGGCGGCAAATCGTTTAAACACGGCGCGGAACACATAGTAAAGATGGGTGGTCGCAAGGTCGCTATGGCGGTTGATGAAAACTTGAAAATCTAAATTGAGCGTGATCTCTGCGTCCTTAAGGGTGTCAAAGCGTAAATGTGTGTAACTTTTAAGCTTGGATTCTAAATAGTGTTGCATGCGTGCCTCAATTTGGCGGATGTTGTTTTGGTAACGCTTTGCGATCTGTAATAATTGCCTTTCCTCATTGTCTTTTGGCTCTTTTAGCCCCAATCTTTCGTAGTGTTTGCCCTTGAAAGTGTAAAAATCCGCCTTGACGCTGTTTAAGATAAAGTGGTGCATTATGTGCCTTTTTTGGTTTAGGTTTTTCTTGGAGCAACCATACGCCATAAGTGGCGATAAAGTGTTTAAAGGCTAACTTAGACTCTCTTCTTTGCCTCTCTCCTAGTTGAATCTCTAATATGCGTTTAGGACAGGGTGCGAGCAAACATTGCCCGCTCTTTGGATTGAGGCGGTTTTTTAATGCTGTTTGCACCTCTGCGATCGATTGACGCATATTCTCTTTAAATTTTCTCAAAGAGTCTTTGAGTACTTGGGCAAGGTGTTGTCGCATTTGATCCTCCTTTTCACGCGCGGGACTCAAAGTAAAAATTTCTTGGTATTTGGGATTATCTAGACTAACTTGGGCGTGCAAGGTTTCATAAAAATGGCGGATGTGCTTAAAAATCGTCACTTGTTGGCGATGAATGTCTTTGTATAAAGCACTCTCCTTATCCACACCCGCCAACAAGCGATCGAAAGCACTAAAATGTTTGCGCAACACTTCTAGTGCAAGCCCATCAAAAAAAGCCAAAACCCTTGTGTGCCACTTGGCTTTTAGGAGATTTTCTAACTGGTTGCAAAGTTGCCAACGGAGTTGCTCTTGAGTTGCCATTTAAACCTCACGCTACCCGAGTTGCTGGCTAGCATAGGCAGCACTGAAAAACGCAAACGCCAAATCTAATTGCTTTTGCTCTTTTTGGTTGATGTCGCTCGCCTCTTGGATGTCTTTTAACGCTTCTTGGCTGTGTTTAAGAAGGCTATTTTCTTTGTCTAATTGGTCTTGTAGCTTCTCTTTCACACTGTCGATCGCCTCTTGCACCTTGTCCCTAATCTCTTTTTTGAAGTCCCTTAGGGCATCTTGGATGGCTTGGTTGATGAATTGATACATCCTGTTTTCTTTCTCTTTGCCCGGATTGAAGGCACAAATTGTTTGGCATTCTGTGTTATCTAGGCTGATTTTTGTATAAAGCTTTTCGTGAAACCCCTTAATGCGCCCAAAAATGGATTTTTGGCGGTTGCGGATGTTTTGGCGCAAAGACTGCAAATTGCAATGTGCCCCCATTTTTTCCACCTCTTCTACGAGGCGATCGAAGACGGCGATACACTCTTGCCTTAGAGATTCTTGTGGCTCTGCTGCCATTTCTCTAGCCTTTGCTTTAAACTCTGCCAACACCTGATTAAGGTCGATGGTTTCTTGTGCGCTTGCACTGCCGACTGAATAAGAGGGCATTGCGCCCACTTCTCTAGCGGTGTCTTTGCTGGAGCTAAAAAGATTTTTCACGCCACTAACAATCGCCCTTCCAGCACTTGCAATCGCCCCACCTACGGCACTAGCCACACTCTTAACCCCACTCCAAAGACTTCCCCAAAATCCCATTTCACACCCCACTTTCTTTAATGATTTTATCGATTTCAGCGTCCAGATTGTCTAAGACACTCTTAGATTCCGCATCAAAATCCGCGATCAAGGATTCAAACTCCTGCTTGGATTTTTCTAATTCCTCTAACTTATGTCTGTCCTGCTCTAGCTTGGCGTTGATTTGGGCTGTGTCTCCTCGCACACTGGCGTAACTCTCACCCAAACTCTTAGCGTGGTTGCCAAAATAATGCTTCATTTCTTGTTGGATGACGGCATAACTTCTGCGAGTGTCCTCTAAGATTTCTTGTTGGGCACTATCCAGCACATCCTCTTTAATCCTCTGGTGGATCGCCTCCACATTGGAGATTTTTTGCAATTCTTTGAGGTGGGGGGCGATTTTATCGCTTTCAAAGAAGCCATAACACAGCTTTTTAAGTTGTTTTTCCTCCTCTGTGCTTAAAGCCCCCTGTTTGGCTAAAGTGCAAAGCAAAGACAAATGCCCCGAAACATGGATGATGTTTTGCTGGGCAAGCTTGGGGTTATAACCCGTTTTGCCCCTGCCTGTGTGATCGGTTGTCAGCCACTCCGTCCATTTGGCTTTGATTTTCTCCCAGTCTTTAGCAGGGTTGTTTAAAATGTCGTAATGCGTGCCGAGTGTATAGACTTTTTCGGGGTGTCCGCAAGTGTTGTCAAAAATCCTAAAAATGGTGTCTAATTCCTGCCCCTGTAAATTCTTGCACTCCACGCACATCAACACCACATTAGCGTTTTGGATGTAGTCGCGTGTAACATTGGAGCGGTAAGCAACGGGGTCATTCAAGCCCGGGGTATCCACGAAAACGATGTTTTTTTCATAGGGGAACTCGGGGAACTCAATAAGCACCTCTTTGACAAAATAATGCACGGGCGATCTGGATGAAGTGTATTTAGCCAAGCACTCTTTACTCAAGGGCTCGCTGATGGCAGACATCCCTAGCCACTTGTCTTTTTCTTGCTCGGCTTTAGATTGCTGGTATTCTTTGAAGAATTTGCCCCCACTATCCGTTGCACTCTTTAAAAGCCGTGCCCACTCCGCTACGCTGTAAAATCTGATCGTGGTTAGAGGCTTAGAGCCGTATTTAAACTTGGTGAGTACAGCAGTTTCGGGATTGACATCCACGCTAGCGTAATCCTTTTGGAGCATGGCATTAATCAAAGTAGATTTACCCGCCTTGATCGTGCCCACAAAGGCGATTTGAAAACCCGCATCGCGTTTTAAAAACTGCTCGATTTGATCGAGAAAGCCCTGCAACTCTTGGGCGTTTTCTGGTATATAGCCCTGCAAGACTTTTAAAAAATTGCGGTTTTGCACCGCTTGCTCAAACACCCCCTGCAAGCCCTCAAGCGGAGCACGCACCTGCACATCCGCCCTCGCCTTTTGGCACTCTTTTAAAAATTTTTGGACTTTTGCTTGGGTTTGCTTGAGGTTTTCGTGGTTTTGGTATTCACCCCCCCCAGCGCGCCACACTCTAAACAAAACAACAAATCCCCACCAGGGTTTTTAAACCCACAAGCGAAACACACAAAAGACATGCAACACCTTTATTTTTGATCGAGTTGCTGAGAGTAACATGAAGAGATTAACAAAGCACTAAGAAGATGACTAAGAAAGATTAAGAAGATTAAAAAGACTCTTGTATGAATCGCCCCCTCCAAGCCCCCCTTTAAAAAAGCAAAGGCAAGGGCTACATCATGCCTCCCATGCCTCCCATGCCTCCCATGCCTCCCATGTCGGGCATGGCAGGAGCAGGTTTGTCTTCTTTCACTTCATGCACGGTGGCTTCTGTGGTGAGTAGTAAGCTAGAGACGGACACGGCGTTTTGTAAGGCGATGCGCGCCACTTTAAGCGGATCAATGATCCCTGCCTTAAACATATCCACATATTCGCCATTGCTCGCGTTAAAGCCAAAATGCGCTTCTTTGTGTTTTTCCACTTCATTCACCACCACGCCGCGATCGTAGCCCGCATTGGCGGCGATTTGCGCTAGGGGGCTTTAATCGCGCGCATGATGATTTCATAGCCCACTTTTTCATCGCCCTCTAGGTTCAAATGCACTTTTTGGGCGGCACGGATCAAAGCTGCCCCCCCACCGATCACAATGCCCTCTTCCACAGCGGCTTTAGTGGCAGACAAAGCGTCATCTACGCGATCTTTCTTTTCTTTCATTTCCACTTCAGAAGCCGCCCCGACTTTGATCACAGCCACGCCGCCGCTGAGTTTTGCTAGGCGTTCTTGGAGTTTTTCTTTATCGTAATCGCTGGTGGTGGCTTCGATTTGGGTTTTGATTTGGGCGATGCGATCTTTCACATCGTGGGCTTTACCCTTGCCATCTACGATTGTAGTGTTGTCTTTGTCGATCACAATCCTAGCAGCCACGCCTAGATCGCTCACATCGGCGTTTTCTAGGGTTTTGCCAAGTTCCTCAGAGATCACTTGTCCGCCGGTCAAAATCGCGATGTCTTTCAGCATTTCTTTACGGCGATCGCCAAAGCCGGGGGCTTTCACAGCGGCGACATTCAGCACACCCCTAAGTTTATTCACCACCAAAGTTGTGAGAGCCTCGCCCTCAATGTCCTCAGCGATGATTAAAAGGGGTTTGCCCTCTTTCATGGTGCGCTCAAGCAAGGGCAAAATGTCTTTCATGCTAGAGATTTTTTTATCGGTGAGTAAAATGTAGCTGTTTTCTAGCTGGGTTGTCATTTTCTCAGCGTTGGTAACGAAGTAGGGGGAGAGATAGCCGCGATCAAATTGCATGCCCTCCACCACATCTAATTCGTCCTCGATCCCTTTAGCCTCTTCAACGGTGATCACGCCGTCTTTGCCGACTTTTTCCATCGCATCGGCGATCAACTTCCCGATTTTTTCATCGGAGTTAGCGGAGATGGTGGCGACTTGGGTGATTTCCTCTTTACCGCCCACCTTTTTGCTCGCTTTTTTAAGCTCGGCAATGATCGCCTCACTGGCTTTATCCATGCCCCTTTTGATTTCAATGGGGTTAGCCCCCGCTGTAATGTTGCGTAAGCCCTCTTTAAAAATGCTGTAGGCTAAAACGGTGGCGGTGGTGGTGCCATCGCCGGCGGCATCGGCGGTTTTGCTCGCCACTTCTTTGACAAGCTGTGCGCCCATGTTAGCGACAGGGCAAGAAAGCTCGATTTCTTTAGCCACGCTCACGCCGTCTTTGGTGATGCTAGGTGCGCCGTAGCTTTTTTGGATCAACACATTGCGCCCTCTAGGCCCCATAGTAACTTTCACGGTGTCGTGGAGTTGTTTCACGCCTTCAAAGAGCTTATTGCGTGCGGTGTCTGCAAATTTAATTTCTTTGGTTGCCATTTTTGTTTTCCTTTGTCAAATTTTTATGTTGTGCTTTTCTTAGTGGTTGTGGCAGCAGTTGCCCTCGTGTTTGTGTCCGTCTTTATCTTTTTCGTGCCCATGTCCGTGGCAGCAAGAATCTACCACGCCCAAAACATCTTCAAGTTCTAAAACCATGAACTCCTTACCGCCCAAGACGATTTCAGTGCCTTTATATTTGCCAAAAGCGATCACATCGCCCTCTTTTAGGCATTTACAGCCCTCACTGATTTTATGGCTCACGGCTTTCACCACGCCCATTTGGGGTTTTTCTTTGGCGTTGTCGGGGATGATGATCCCTGAAGCGGTTTTCTTTTCTTCCTCTAGTCTTTCAACCAGCACTCTTTCACCTAATGGTTTAAACATAGGGTCTCCTCAATTTACGAAAATTAGCACTTAAAAAATTTAAGCGCCACGATTTTAGCGAAAAATTGTGCGTAAGTCAAGGCTTAGGGCAGGATTAAAATATTCAACTAAATAAACTTTATAGTAAATGGCTAAAGTTATTTATTACTAAAATTATAAAGTTTTGGACTAAGCCGCCCTGTATACGCCTTTAGGCAAAATCAAAGTTACCTATGCTAAATTCTTAAACATGATCACGCAAGAGTCCTTAGAACAACTCAAACAAGTCGCCGACATCGTGGAGGTGGTGCAAAGCTACATCACACTTAAAAAAGTGGGGAGCAATTACCAAGCAATCT is a genomic window of Helicobacter sp. NHP19-012 containing:
- a CDS encoding dynamin family protein is translated as MWRAGGGEYQNHENLKQTQAKVQKFLKECQKARADVQVRAPLEGLQGVFEQAVQNRNFLKVLQGYIPENAQELQGFLDQIEQFLKRDAGFQIAFVGTIKAGKSTLINAMLQKDYASVDVNPETAVLTKFKYGSKPLTTIRFYSVAEWARLLKSATDSGGKFFKEYQQSKAEQEKDKWLGMSAISEPLSKECLAKYTSSRSPVHYFVKEVLIEFPEFPYEKNIVFVDTPGLNDPVAYRSNVTRDYIQNANVVLMCVECKNLQGQELDTIFRIFDNTCGHPEKVYTLGTHYDILNNPAKDWEKIKAKWTEWLTTDHTGRGKTGYNPKLAQQNIIHVSGHLSLLCTLAKQGALSTEEEKQLKKLCYGFFESDKIAPHLKELQKISNVEAIHQRIKEDVLDSAQQEILEDTRRSYAVIQQEMKHYFGNHAKSLGESYASVRGDTAQINAKLEQDRHKLEELEKSKQEFESLIADFDAESKSVLDNLDAEIDKIIKESGV
- the groES gene encoding co-chaperone GroES, with translation MFKPLGERVLVERLEEEKKTASGIIIPDNAKEKPQMGVVKAVSHKISEGCKCLKEGDVIAFGKYKGTEIVLGGKEFMVLELEDVLGVVDSCCHGHGHEKDKDGHKHEGNCCHNH